In the Lascolabacillus massiliensis genome, one interval contains:
- a CDS encoding FISUMP domain-containing protein, with protein sequence MKQSFKFFVLILSVVFFSCSDIEDYWVKPELPQDTDVALLDMWAHEVLFEVESNGEWEIQTQGDWFYLFPNSGSGRATVKLCVLENDSDVRQTGKVSIISTDDPSVVQTFDVGQKCAVDYGVSGIFDDTPSIKKYAIGYGYNTLSEYASPNAVTKQIVRWKEMDDNGLIQFNASSARFYERTVSGSSLEELAENLSAAVNFKGNYCGFKAEVGETFSSGSTNSEFNEYAISYIEYKVTDISLITDIADIRENWLTEAARKAINGEIADFRGTEGVKKLLREYGTHLITKADLGGRLKYNMTVDVSKVTGFYDINGYMKASYSNAFVSSEASVDKEIKESYESNIDQTDLTFTAIGGDSAPLTKSSDQVAVNKWKLSVAGYDKVETNKTALIGFGSELEGLVPLYELASDPQRQKDIKAVMDGEGFVTIEYEDKNNYEIVIPTFSDEANATLVKDVKDSNNRIVATICNEFIPEINPEKRVNVIYPVASGKILMHAGFFPGYEGRRPARISWNGSNLKIVDYDNLEEKEHKTIYIGGATTKTELNEDQTPKGTTNHDSYLNAVHFKEAYHNYPLVKIFGDIWTREDYRADKYGNGNSMRVEHLDINDTHKKSIQTQACALGAAFYYKQSVVKVNGFAPSGWQVPTSTHYKEMQAMLTKYNLNSGLSFRNVPDSPGHSPLGYEAPVTKDDGWINIDLYALASSVIFLHYNYGGNENRYWTNDGYHVRINNSGFAVEAIEGNSSDYYEDPACFLSVRLIKKN encoded by the coding sequence ATGAAACAATCGTTTAAGTTTTTTGTATTAATTCTTAGTGTTGTTTTTTTCTCCTGTTCCGATATTGAGGATTATTGGGTGAAGCCCGAGCTGCCTCAGGATACAGATGTAGCGTTGCTCGATATGTGGGCACACGAAGTTTTATTTGAGGTGGAAAGTAATGGGGAATGGGAGATACAGACGCAGGGCGACTGGTTTTATCTGTTTCCAAATAGTGGTAGTGGTAGAGCTACTGTGAAGTTATGTGTGTTAGAGAATGATTCTGATGTGCGCCAGACGGGTAAGGTTTCTATAATCTCTACTGACGATCCTTCGGTTGTGCAGACTTTCGATGTTGGGCAGAAGTGCGCTGTTGATTATGGTGTGTCAGGTATTTTTGATGATACGCCATCAATCAAGAAGTATGCAATTGGATATGGTTATAACACTTTGAGTGAGTATGCATCTCCCAATGCTGTTACAAAGCAGATTGTACGCTGGAAAGAGATGGATGATAATGGACTTATTCAGTTTAACGCTTCAAGTGCAAGGTTTTATGAGAGAACGGTTAGTGGGTCAAGTCTGGAAGAGTTGGCCGAAAATCTTAGCGCTGCAGTGAATTTTAAAGGTAACTATTGTGGATTTAAAGCTGAAGTTGGTGAAACTTTTAGCTCGGGATCTACTAATAGTGAATTCAACGAATATGCAATCTCCTATATTGAATATAAGGTGACAGATATCAGTCTTATTACTGATATTGCTGATATCAGGGAAAACTGGCTTACTGAAGCTGCAAGGAAGGCTATAAATGGTGAGATAGCAGATTTCAGGGGTACAGAAGGTGTTAAGAAGCTTCTGAGGGAGTATGGAACACATCTGATAACAAAAGCTGATCTGGGTGGCAGACTGAAGTATAATATGACTGTTGATGTTTCTAAGGTGACCGGCTTTTATGATATTAATGGCTATATGAAGGCATCTTATTCAAATGCTTTCGTAAGTTCTGAGGCTTCGGTGGATAAGGAAATTAAGGAGTCGTACGAAAGTAATATAGATCAGACTGATCTTACATTTACAGCAATTGGAGGTGACTCGGCACCGTTGACTAAATCTTCGGATCAAGTTGCAGTAAATAAATGGAAACTATCGGTGGCCGGTTATGATAAAGTTGAAACCAACAAAACTGCCCTGATTGGCTTCGGTTCGGAGTTGGAGGGACTGGTGCCTCTGTATGAACTGGCTTCAGATCCGCAGCGTCAGAAGGATATTAAAGCTGTGATGGATGGAGAAGGGTTTGTTACTATAGAGTATGAGGATAAGAATAATTATGAGATTGTAATTCCAACTTTCAGTGATGAAGCTAATGCTACTCTGGTGAAGGATGTGAAGGATTCAAACAATAGGATAGTAGCTACTATTTGCAATGAGTTTATTCCTGAGATCAACCCCGAAAAGCGTGTTAATGTGATTTACCCTGTAGCAAGTGGTAAAATATTGATGCATGCAGGTTTCTTCCCGGGATATGAGGGTCGCCGCCCCGCAAGAATATCATGGAATGGATCTAATCTTAAGATTGTGGATTACGATAATCTTGAAGAGAAGGAGCATAAAACTATTTATATTGGAGGAGCTACAACAAAAACTGAACTGAATGAAGATCAGACTCCAAAGGGAACTACAAACCATGATTCTTACCTGAATGCTGTTCATTTTAAGGAGGCTTATCATAACTATCCTTTGGTGAAGATTTTTGGTGATATATGGACCAGAGAGGATTACAGAGCTGATAAATATGGTAATGGTAATTCCATGCGTGTAGAACATTTAGATATCAACGACACCCATAAAAAAAGTATTCAGACTCAGGCTTGTGCACTTGGTGCAGCATTCTACTATAAACAGTCGGTGGTGAAAGTTAATGGTTTTGCACCTTCGGGATGGCAGGTTCCTACATCTACACATTATAAGGAGATGCAGGCCATGCTAACGAAATACAACCTGAACTCTGGACTTTCGTTTCGTAATGTGCCTGACAGCCCCGGACATAGTCCTTTGGGCTATGAGGCTCCTGTAACTAAAGATGATGGATGGATAAATATTGATTTATATGCTTTAGCCAGTTCTGTCATATTTCTTCATTACAATTATGGAGGTAATGAGAATAGGTACTGGACAAATGATGGATATCATGTAAGAATAAATAACAGTGGTTTTGCTGTAGAAGCTATCGAAGGCAATTCGAGT
- the tnpB gene encoding IS66 family insertion sequence element accessory protein TnpB (TnpB, as the term is used for proteins encoded by IS66 family insertion elements, is considered an accessory protein, since TnpC, encoded by a neighboring gene, is a DDE family transposase.), translated as MWSIQQFKLVYDRFLSSGLSVTDFCANESILHSKFYYWKKKLIEQSQAREQPSDFVPIVFSGSNTQLPAKRKVQHKPVLEHNDPASGDVFEIVYPQPTDMRKGFYTLSGLVTDQMGQSVRSGDVFIFLNRHCTSLKALHMEHGGLNKLIYSRYLTD; from the coding sequence ATGTGGTCAATACAGCAGTTTAAATTAGTTTACGATCGCTTCCTATCCAGCGGTCTCTCCGTTACAGATTTTTGTGCAAATGAGAGCATACTCCATTCTAAGTTTTATTACTGGAAAAAGAAATTAATTGAACAGAGCCAAGCTAGAGAACAACCGTCCGATTTTGTGCCGATTGTTTTCTCCGGTTCAAATACACAGTTACCAGCAAAAAGGAAGGTTCAGCATAAACCGGTTCTTGAACATAATGACCCTGCCTCTGGTGATGTTTTTGAAATAGTGTATCCACAGCCTACCGATATGCGTAAAGGTTTTTACACTTTAAGCGGATTGGTCACGGATCAGATGGGACAAAGCGTACGAAGCGGAGATGTTTTCATCTTCCTGAATCGTCATTGCACCAGTTTGAAGGCCCTGCACATGGAGCATGGTGGGCTGAACAAACTTATTTACTCTCGTTATCTAACAGATTAA
- a CDS encoding trypsin-like peptidase domain-containing protein produces the protein MYIKAIETVDQFTRPVHTITRTYGGLVSPGTSTIFFVNEEGVAITCKHVLNIIAQADPVNIQFNNFKTERDKLAKDGKFKKNLLGLELKYKYKKETTVQIKNSFVNSVDVIGNIKYHAHPTLDLAIIIFEGFKQKFYNSYATFVKDPNKIKQGKSLCRLGYPFPEFNNFQHNPATDDIEWTNTGNPNSPKFPLDGIITRFGGDGNQIISIEMSTPGLRGQSGGPLFDSEGLVYGMQYMTSHLHLGFDIKDKEIIHEGKKTKVSNYPFLHVGHCIHVDRIKEFLTQHNIKFYEEQ, from the coding sequence ATGTACATTAAAGCAATCGAAACAGTAGACCAGTTTACTAGACCAGTTCACACGATAACAAGAACTTACGGTGGACTTGTTTCGCCTGGGACGTCAACAATTTTTTTTGTTAATGAAGAAGGTGTAGCAATTACATGCAAACACGTATTAAATATTATTGCACAGGCAGACCCTGTCAATATTCAGTTTAATAATTTCAAAACAGAACGTGACAAGTTGGCAAAAGATGGAAAATTCAAAAAAAATCTATTGGGACTTGAGTTGAAATATAAGTACAAGAAAGAAACTACAGTTCAAATTAAAAATAGCTTCGTCAATTCGGTGGACGTAATTGGTAATATCAAATACCATGCGCATCCAACACTTGATTTAGCTATAATTATTTTTGAAGGTTTCAAACAGAAATTCTATAATTCTTATGCTACTTTCGTAAAAGACCCTAATAAGATAAAACAAGGAAAATCTTTATGTAGACTTGGTTATCCATTTCCAGAGTTTAATAATTTTCAACATAATCCTGCGACTGATGATATTGAATGGACGAATACAGGTAATCCAAATTCTCCAAAATTTCCTTTAGACGGTATCATAACAAGATTTGGTGGTGACGGTAATCAAATAATTTCAATAGAAATGAGTACACCAGGACTTCGTGGACAAAGTGGCGGACCATTATTTGATTCAGAAGGTTTAGTTTACGGTATGCAGTACATGACAAGTCACCTTCATTTAGGCTTCGATATAAAAGACAAAGAAATAATTCATGAAGGAAAAAAGACCAAAGTTTCCAATTACCCTTTTTTGCACGTTGGTCATTGCATTCATGTGGACAGAATTAAAGAATTTTTAACTCAACACAATATAAAATTTTACGAAGAACAATAA
- a CDS encoding DsbA family oxidoreductase encodes MKIEIWSDVMCPFCYIGKRNFETALEQFSNKNGIEVEWKSFQLDPSLPEVQDSNYTDYLMVSKGLGRPQVEGMLNNVTQMAKGVGLEYDFDRAVMVNSFKAHRVLQLAKMRGLGDAAEERLFRAFFTEGRNIADDDTLLELGKEAGLNETEIRSSLSDERYSDMVRQDIQEARAIGVTGVPFFVFNRKYAVSGAQPPQAFLQTLEKAYEEWREANPEIKIEVTKGQSCSIDGVCD; translated from the coding sequence ATGAAAATTGAAATATGGAGCGATGTGATGTGCCCGTTTTGTTACATCGGCAAAAGAAATTTTGAGACTGCCCTTGAGCAGTTCAGCAATAAGAACGGAATTGAGGTGGAGTGGAAGAGTTTTCAGCTGGATCCTTCGTTACCGGAGGTTCAGGACTCAAACTATACCGATTATCTTATGGTGAGTAAGGGGTTGGGCAGACCGCAGGTTGAGGGTATGCTGAATAATGTTACTCAGATGGCGAAGGGCGTGGGACTGGAATATGATTTCGACAGAGCGGTTATGGTTAACTCGTTTAAGGCTCACAGGGTGCTTCAGCTTGCTAAAATGCGTGGACTGGGTGATGCTGCTGAGGAGCGTCTGTTCAGGGCTTTTTTTACTGAGGGAAGGAATATTGCTGATGATGATACGTTGCTGGAACTGGGTAAGGAGGCGGGACTTAACGAGACTGAAATAAGGAGCTCGCTGAGTGATGAGAGGTATTCAGATATGGTGAGACAGGATATTCAGGAGGCGCGAGCTATTGGTGTTACAGGTGTTCCGTTTTTCGTGTTTAACCGTAAGTATGCTGTTTCTGGCGCTCAACCGCCTCAGGCGTTCCTGCAGACGCTGGAGAAAGCTTATGAGGAATGGAGGGAGGCTAATCCAGAAATCAAGATTGAGGTTACAAAGGGTCAGAGCTGCTCAATCGACGGGGTTTGTGATTAA
- a CDS encoding polysaccharide deacetylase family protein gives MRQYYNIVLAAAVTAVLALLFFNIFSDRYKEREYNSSFEWPEGKKMGLSLTFDDGRNSQIDKGIPLFDKYGVKGTFYVSTQNIIGRTEKWRRAAANGHEIGNHTLSHPCTGNFTWTMGYELEYFTLDRMRDELEAASEIIRDSLGVLPVSFAYPCGQTFVGSGIETKSYVPLVATMFQTGRGWLDEGPNDPMICDMAHLLGMNMDGMSFREVKRMIEFAKRTGKWLILVGHEMDVKGDQTTYLSTLDAICKYATDPANEIWIDNVQNIASYISEKRNDIIVAKALHEEFITE, from the coding sequence ATGCGACAATATTACAATATAGTATTGGCTGCTGCTGTAACTGCAGTATTAGCACTCTTGTTTTTTAATATCTTTTCTGACAGGTATAAAGAGAGAGAGTATAATAGTTCGTTTGAGTGGCCTGAGGGTAAGAAAATGGGACTGAGTTTAACTTTCGATGATGGTCGCAACTCCCAGATAGATAAAGGAATTCCACTATTCGACAAGTATGGAGTGAAAGGAACGTTCTATGTATCCACACAAAATATCATTGGTAGGACAGAAAAGTGGAGAAGGGCTGCAGCCAACGGTCACGAAATTGGAAACCACACCCTTTCGCATCCCTGCACAGGTAATTTCACTTGGACCATGGGCTATGAGCTGGAGTACTTCACGCTTGACAGAATGAGGGACGAACTGGAGGCCGCAAGTGAAATAATCAGGGACTCGCTGGGTGTTCTTCCGGTTTCGTTTGCATATCCGTGCGGACAAACATTTGTTGGCAGTGGAATAGAGACAAAGAGCTATGTACCTCTTGTAGCCACAATGTTCCAGACCGGCAGGGGATGGCTTGATGAAGGACCAAACGACCCTATGATATGCGATATGGCCCATCTCCTTGGAATGAACATGGATGGCATGTCGTTCAGGGAAGTAAAACGAATGATCGAGTTTGCAAAAAGAACCGGCAAATGGCTGATACTGGTTGGTCACGAAATGGATGTCAAAGGCGATCAGACCACCTATCTCTCAACCCTCGACGCCATTTGCAAGTACGCTACAGATCCAGCCAACGAGATATGGATCGACAATGTACAGAACATCGCATCATACATTTCAGAAAAGCGTAACGATATAATCGTAGCAAAAGCCCTCCATGAGGAGTTTATTACAGAATAA